The following coding sequences are from one Salvia hispanica cultivar TCC Black 2014 chromosome 3, UniMelb_Shisp_WGS_1.0, whole genome shotgun sequence window:
- the LOC125214783 gene encoding UDP-N-acetylmuramoyl-L-alanyl-D-glutamate--2,6-diaminopimelate ligase MurE homolog, chloroplastic isoform X1 → MPLSFLSLPPFPPPPLLSYSSKLRPTAFKPPLLSISALGPDGKFYPTPSDEDPPEAPEDSMHGVNKFQQIQRQAARARKLQEEQYKKDQPTFLKALEETDDIPDSVIDADTGDDPFGEVDKAIALKRREFIKQGLIKPSSKKKPEPEAEIEVADELEPEEVVDLEEIEELHGLTETSGDESDEGIVDKSDLEVSEAELSSSFDFDFDEFGKTKPRIVDPKFKMSLAELLDESKVVPISVYGNLEVEITGISHDSRVVESGDLFVCCVGTKTDGHLYLSEADKRGAVAVVASKEIDIEGTLGCKALVLVEDTNVVLAALAASFFRHPSRSMSVIGVTGTNGKTTTSHLIKSMYEAMGLRTGMLSTVGYYIHGDTKLESSMTTPDAVLVQKLVAKMVHNGTEALVMEASSHGLALGRCDEIDFDIAVFTNLTRDHLDFHGTEEEYREAKVKLFQRMVDPSRHRKIVNIDDPNAMFFVAQGNPDVPVVTYAMENKNADVHPLKFELSLFETQVLVNTPQGILEISSGLLGRHNIYNILAAVAVGIAVGAPLVDIVRGIEEVDAVPGRCELIDEEQAFGVIVDYAHTPDALSRLLDYVRELNPRRIITVCGCAGESDRGKRPMMTKIATEKSDITILTSDNPKNEDPLDILDDMLAGVGWTMQDYLKHGENDYYPPLPNGHRLFLHDIRRVAVRCAVAMGEEGDMVVVAGKGHETYQIEGEKKEFFDDREECREALQYVDELHQAGIDTSEFPWRLPESH, encoded by the exons ATGCCCTTATCTTTCCTCTCGCTTCCGCCATTCCCTCCACCGCCACTTCTCTCTTACTCCTCTAAGCTCAGACCCACCGCATTCAAGCCGCCCCTTCTCTCCATCTCCGCCCTCGGCCCCGACGGCAAATTCTACCCAACCCCTTCCGATGAGGACCCTCCCGAAGCCCCCGAAGACTCCATGCACGGCGTCAACAAATTCCAGCAAATCCAGCGCCAGGCCGCCCGCGCCCGCAAGCTCCAGGAGGAGCAGTACAAGAAGGACCAGCCTACATTCCTCAAGGCGCTCGAGGAAACCGACGACATTCCCGATTCAGTCATCGATGCCGACACTGGAGATGATCCCTTCGGCGAAGTTGACAAGGCGATTGCTTTGAAACGCCGCGAATTTATCAAGCAGGGGTTAATTAAGCCGAGCTCGAAGAAGAAGCCCGAGCCGGAAGCTGAAATTGAGGTTGCGGATGAATTGGAGCCTGAAGAGGTTGTCGATTTGGAGGAAATTGAGGAGCTGCACGGGCTGACTGAGACCTCAGGCGATGAGAGCGACGAAGGGATTGTGGACAAGTCTGATCTCGAGGTCAGTGAAGCTGAATTATCGAGCTCCTTCGATTTCgattttgatgaatttgggaAAACTAAACCTAGAATTGTGGATCCTAAGTTTAAGATGAGTTTAGCTGAGCTGTTAGATGAGAGTAAAGTGGTTCCTATTTCGGTTTATGGGAACCTAGAGGTGGAAATCACTGGGATTTCGCATGATTCACGTGTCGTTGAGAGTGGTGATTTGTTTGTGTGCTGTGTGGGTACGAAGACTGATGGGCATTTGTATTTATCGGAGGCAGATAAGAGAGGCGCTGTTGCTGTTGTCGCGAGTAAAGAGATAGATATAGAGGGTACATTGGGGTGTAAGGCCCTGGTACTTGTAGAGGACACCAATGTTGTTCTTGCTGCGTTGGCAGCTTCATTTTTTAGGCATCCGTCTAGGAGCATGTCGGTCATTGGTGTCACGGGGACAAATGGTAAGACAACAACTTCTCATTTGATAAAGTCGATGTATGAGGCAATGGGGTTGAGGACAGGTATGTTGAGCACGGTAGGGTATTACATTCACGGGGATACCAAGCTGGAGTCGAGTATGACCACTCCCGATGCAGTTTTGGTGCAGAAGTTGGTGGCCAAGATGGTGCATAATGGTACTGAGGCATTGGTGATGGAGGCCTCTTCTCACGGGCTGGCATTAGGGAGGTGTGATGAGATTGACTTTGATATTGCGGTTTTCACAAATTTGACTAGGGATCATTTAGACTTTCACGGGACGGAGGAGGAATATAGGGAAGCTAAGGTTAAGCTTTTCCAGAGGATGGTAGACCCATCACGCCACCGGAAGATTGTGAACATTGATGACCCAAATGCAATGTTTTTTGTTGCACAGGGTAATCCTGATGTACCCGTTGTGACCTATGCAATGGAAAATAAGAACGCAGATGTGCATCCTTTGAAATTTGAGTTATCTTTGTTTGAGACTCAGGTTTTAGTTAATACACCTCAAGGTATATTGGAGATCTCATCGGGGCTGCTTGGGAGGCATAATATATACAACATTCTTGCAGCTGTAGCCGTTGGAATTGCAGTTGGGGCACCTTTGGTGGACATTGTCAGAGGAATTGAAGAGGTCGATGCAGTGCCAGGCAGGTGTGAGTTGATAGATGAGGAACAGGCTTTTGGGGTTATTGTGGACTATGCCCATACTCCAGATGCATTATCGAGGCTCCTTGATTACGTGAGAGAGCTTAACCCTAGGAGGATTATAACTG TGTGTGGGTGTGCTGGTGAAAGTGACAGAGGGAAGAGGCCAATGATGACAAAGATAGCCACAGAAAAAAGTGATATTACTATCTTGACATCagacaatccaaaaaatgAAGATCCTT TGGACATCTTGGATGATATGCTGGCTGGAGTAGGTTGGACCATGCAAGATTACTTGAAACATGGAGAGAATGATTACTATCCGCCTCTTCCTAATGGACATAGACTATTTTTACATGATATTAGACGGGTAGCTGTACGATGTGCTGTAGCCATGGGCGAGGAAGGTGACATGGTT GTGGTGGCTGGTAAAGGCCACGAAACATATCAAATAGAAGGTGAAAAGAAGGAGTTCTTTGATGATCGGGAGGAATGCCGAGAAGCATTACAGTATGTAGATGAGCTTCACCAAGCTGGAATCGATACGAGTGAATTTCCATGGAG GTTGCCAGAGAGTCATTAG
- the LOC125213184 gene encoding cytochrome P450 86A22 — MGVYGMLVGPVMDLSTAMMIVALVLAYLVWFRSTTRSLKGPKGPRLWPVLGSLPGLIQNNGRIHEWIADNLRACGGTYQTCIFALPFLARKQGLVTVTCDPKNLEHILKVRFDNYPKGPTWQAVFHDLLGEGIFNSDGDTWLFQRKTAALEFTTRTLRQAMARWVSRAIKNRFCPILESAQLQGKPVDLQDLLLRLTFDNICGLAFGKDPQTLAPDLPENSFASAFDNATEASLHRFILPEFIWKFKKWLRLGMELSLSQSLRHVDSYLTNVINTRKLELSQQQESGAQHDDLLSRFMKKRETYSDKFLQQVALNFILAGRDTSSVALSWFFWLLTLNPAAEEKILIELCSVLKESRGGEIANWLADPLVFEEVDRLVYLKAALSETLRLYPSVPQDSKHVIADDVLPDGTFVPAGSNITYSIYSSARMKFIWGEDCLEFKPERWLSEDEKKFEAKDQFKFVAFNAGPRICLGKDLAYLQMKSIAAALLLRHRLVVAKGHKVEQKMSLTLFMKEGLKVNVHPRDLTLIMDKIGKNGY; from the coding sequence ATGGGAGTTTATGGTATGCTGGTGGGCCCGGTAATGGATTTATCAACGGCCATGATGATAGTAGCGTTGGTGTTAGCTTATCTCGTGTGGTTCAGATCGACCACGCGCTCTTTAAAAGGGCCCAAGGGGCCGCGGCTGTGGCCCGTTTTAGGCAGTCTCCCGGGCCTGATCCAGAACAATGGCCGCATCCACGAGTGGATCGCCGATAACCTCCGAGCCTGCGGCGGAACCTACCAAACCTGCATTTTCGCCCTCCCGTTCCTGGCTCGGAAGCAAGGGCTCGTGACGGTCACGTGCGACCCCAAAAACCTAGAGCACATTTTGAAGGTTAGGTTCGACAATTACCCCAAGGGCCCCACCTGGCAGGCTGTGTTCCACGACCTGCTCGGCGAGGGCATCTTCAACTCAGATGGAGACACGTGGCTGTTCCAGCGTAAGACCGCCGCACTGGAATTCACCACCCGCACGCTGAGGCAAGCCATGGCGCGCTGGGTCAGCCGGGCTATCAAGAACCGCTTCTGCCCGATTCTCGAATCGGCTCAGCTCCAGGGCAAGCCGGTCGATCTCCAGGACCTCCTGCTTCGGCTCACTTTTGACAACATATGCGGCTTGGCTTTTGGGAAGGATCCTCAGACCCTGGCTCCGGACCTCCCCGAAAACAGCTTCGCCTCCGCCTTCGACAATGCCACGGAGGCGTCACTGCACCGGTTCATCCTACCCGAGTTTATTTGGAAGTTTAAGAAATGGCTCCGGCTCGGGATGGAGCTGAGCTTGAGCCAGAGCCTGAGACACGTGGACAGTTACTTGACCAATGTGATTAATACACGTAAGCTCGAGCTGAGTCAGCAGCAGGAGAGCGGGGCCCAGCACGACGACTTGCTATCGCGGTTTATGAAAAAGAGGGAAACATACAGCGATAAATTTCTGCAACAAGTTGCCCTCAATTTCATCCTCGCCGGCCGCGACACTTCGTCGGTGGCGCTTAGCTGGTTCTTCTGGCTGCTCACGCTCAAtccggcggcggaggagaaGATCCTAATCGAGCTCTGCTCCGTCCTCAAGGAGTCTCGCGGCGGCGAAATTGCCAACTGGCTCGCCGATCCGCTGGTGTTCGAGGAGGTAGATCGGCTGGTGTACCTCAAGGCGGCGCTGTCGGAGACGCTGAGGCTCTATCCATCGGTTCCGCAGGACTCGAAGCATGTGATCGCCGACGATGTGTTGCCGGACGGGACATTCGTGCCGGCGGGATCGAACATCACATACTCGATCTACTCGTCGGCGAGGATGAAGTTCATTTGGGGAGAAGATTGCCTCGAATTCAAGCCGGAGAGGTGGTTATCGGAGGATGAGAAGAAGTTCGAAGCGAAGGATCAGTTCAAATTCGTGGCGTTTAATGCGGGGCCGAGGATATGCCTGGGGAAGGATCTGGCGTATCTGCAGATGAAGTCGATCGCGGCGGCGCTGCTGCTCCGGCACCGCCTGGTGGTGGCGAAGGGGCACAAAGTGGAGCAGAAGATGTCTCTGACGCTGTTCATGAAGGAGGGGCTAAAGGTAAATGTGCATCCTAGGGATTTAACCCTAATTATGGACAAAATTGGGAAAAACGGATATTGA
- the LOC125213185 gene encoding short-chain dehydrogenase TIC 32, chloroplastic-like isoform X2 has translation MAVRNVESGKKVKETILKESPKAKVEVMELDLSSLASVRKFASEYNSLGLPLNILINNAGVMATPFMLSQDNIEMQFATNHLGHFLLTNLLLENMKKTANESGKEGRIVIVSSEAHRYTYREGIRFDKINDSSSYNSILAYGQSKLANVLHANELTRLFQEEGVKITANSLHPGAIATNLLRHHGLIEGIVNWVGKYFIKNIPQGAATTCYVALHPEVEGVSGKYFMDSNVGQPSKLSSDIQLAKKLWDFSLKMANS, from the exons ATGGCAGTGCGTAATGTGGAGAGCGGTAAAAAGGTCAAAGAAACAATACTTAAAGAGTCCCCTAAAGCTAAGGTTGAGGTTATGGAGCTCGATCTTTCCTCTTTGGCATCTGTTAGGAAATTTGCATCAGAATATAACTCTTTGGGGCTTCCCTTAAACATTCTCAT taacaaTGCAGGGGTTATGGCTACACCCTTCATGCTTTCACAAGACAATATTGAAATGCAATTTGCAACTAACCATCTAG GTCATTTTCTGTTAACAAATCTTCTActggaaaatatgaaaaagacTGCAAATGAAAGTGGGAAAGAAGGAAGAATTGTCATTGTTTCATCAGAGGCCCATCGGTATACGTATCGTGAAGGCATCCGCTTTGATAAGATTAATGATAGTTCAAG TTACAATAGCATATTGGCATATGGACAGTCCAAGCTGGCTAATGTATTGCACGCTAATGAACTTACGAGGCTGTTTCAG GAAGAAGGGGTTAAAATAACTGCTAATTCACTACATCCAGGAGCAATCGCTACCAACCTTCTGCGGCATCATGGCCTCATCGAGG GCATAGTTAACTGGGTTGGTAAGTACTTCATCAAAAACATTCCTCAG GGAGCAGCCACGACGTGCTATGTAGCTTTGCATCCAGAGGTTGAAGGAGTGAGCGGTAAGTACTTTATGGACAGCAACGTTGGCCAACCGTCAAAACTGTCTTCTGACATTCAGCTGGCTAAGAAATTGTGGGACTTCAGCTTGAAAATGGCGAACTCTTAG
- the LOC125214783 gene encoding UDP-N-acetylmuramoyl-L-alanyl-D-glutamate--2,6-diaminopimelate ligase MurE homolog, chloroplastic isoform X2 has protein sequence MPLSFLSLPPFPPPPLLSYSSKLRPTAFKPPLLSISALGPDGKFYPTPSDEDPPEAPEDSMHGVNKFQQIQRQAARARKLQEEQYKKDQPTFLKALEETDDIPDSVIDADTGDDPFGEVDKAIALKRREFIKQGLIKPSSKKKPEPEAEIEVADELEPEEVVDLEEIEELHGLTETSGDESDEGIVDKSDLEVSEAELSSSFDFDFDEFGKTKPRIVDPKFKMSLAELLDESKVVPISVYGNLEVEITGISHDSRVVESGDLFVCCVGTKTDGHLYLSEADKRGAVAVVASKEIDIEGTLGCKALVLVEDTNVVLAALAASFFRHPSRSMSVIGVTGTNGKTTTSHLIKSMYEAMGLRTVLVQKLVAKMVHNGTEALVMEASSHGLALGRCDEIDFDIAVFTNLTRDHLDFHGTEEEYREAKVKLFQRMVDPSRHRKIVNIDDPNAMFFVAQGNPDVPVVTYAMENKNADVHPLKFELSLFETQVLVNTPQGILEISSGLLGRHNIYNILAAVAVGIAVGAPLVDIVRGIEEVDAVPGRCELIDEEQAFGVIVDYAHTPDALSRLLDYVRELNPRRIITVCGCAGESDRGKRPMMTKIATEKSDITILTSDNPKNEDPLDILDDMLAGVGWTMQDYLKHGENDYYPPLPNGHRLFLHDIRRVAVRCAVAMGEEGDMVVVAGKGHETYQIEGEKKEFFDDREECREALQYVDELHQAGIDTSEFPWRLPESH, from the exons ATGCCCTTATCTTTCCTCTCGCTTCCGCCATTCCCTCCACCGCCACTTCTCTCTTACTCCTCTAAGCTCAGACCCACCGCATTCAAGCCGCCCCTTCTCTCCATCTCCGCCCTCGGCCCCGACGGCAAATTCTACCCAACCCCTTCCGATGAGGACCCTCCCGAAGCCCCCGAAGACTCCATGCACGGCGTCAACAAATTCCAGCAAATCCAGCGCCAGGCCGCCCGCGCCCGCAAGCTCCAGGAGGAGCAGTACAAGAAGGACCAGCCTACATTCCTCAAGGCGCTCGAGGAAACCGACGACATTCCCGATTCAGTCATCGATGCCGACACTGGAGATGATCCCTTCGGCGAAGTTGACAAGGCGATTGCTTTGAAACGCCGCGAATTTATCAAGCAGGGGTTAATTAAGCCGAGCTCGAAGAAGAAGCCCGAGCCGGAAGCTGAAATTGAGGTTGCGGATGAATTGGAGCCTGAAGAGGTTGTCGATTTGGAGGAAATTGAGGAGCTGCACGGGCTGACTGAGACCTCAGGCGATGAGAGCGACGAAGGGATTGTGGACAAGTCTGATCTCGAGGTCAGTGAAGCTGAATTATCGAGCTCCTTCGATTTCgattttgatgaatttgggaAAACTAAACCTAGAATTGTGGATCCTAAGTTTAAGATGAGTTTAGCTGAGCTGTTAGATGAGAGTAAAGTGGTTCCTATTTCGGTTTATGGGAACCTAGAGGTGGAAATCACTGGGATTTCGCATGATTCACGTGTCGTTGAGAGTGGTGATTTGTTTGTGTGCTGTGTGGGTACGAAGACTGATGGGCATTTGTATTTATCGGAGGCAGATAAGAGAGGCGCTGTTGCTGTTGTCGCGAGTAAAGAGATAGATATAGAGGGTACATTGGGGTGTAAGGCCCTGGTACTTGTAGAGGACACCAATGTTGTTCTTGCTGCGTTGGCAGCTTCATTTTTTAGGCATCCGTCTAGGAGCATGTCGGTCATTGGTGTCACGGGGACAAATGGTAAGACAACAACTTCTCATTTGATAAAGTCGATGTATGAGGCAATGGGGTTGAGGACAG TTTTGGTGCAGAAGTTGGTGGCCAAGATGGTGCATAATGGTACTGAGGCATTGGTGATGGAGGCCTCTTCTCACGGGCTGGCATTAGGGAGGTGTGATGAGATTGACTTTGATATTGCGGTTTTCACAAATTTGACTAGGGATCATTTAGACTTTCACGGGACGGAGGAGGAATATAGGGAAGCTAAGGTTAAGCTTTTCCAGAGGATGGTAGACCCATCACGCCACCGGAAGATTGTGAACATTGATGACCCAAATGCAATGTTTTTTGTTGCACAGGGTAATCCTGATGTACCCGTTGTGACCTATGCAATGGAAAATAAGAACGCAGATGTGCATCCTTTGAAATTTGAGTTATCTTTGTTTGAGACTCAGGTTTTAGTTAATACACCTCAAGGTATATTGGAGATCTCATCGGGGCTGCTTGGGAGGCATAATATATACAACATTCTTGCAGCTGTAGCCGTTGGAATTGCAGTTGGGGCACCTTTGGTGGACATTGTCAGAGGAATTGAAGAGGTCGATGCAGTGCCAGGCAGGTGTGAGTTGATAGATGAGGAACAGGCTTTTGGGGTTATTGTGGACTATGCCCATACTCCAGATGCATTATCGAGGCTCCTTGATTACGTGAGAGAGCTTAACCCTAGGAGGATTATAACTG TGTGTGGGTGTGCTGGTGAAAGTGACAGAGGGAAGAGGCCAATGATGACAAAGATAGCCACAGAAAAAAGTGATATTACTATCTTGACATCagacaatccaaaaaatgAAGATCCTT TGGACATCTTGGATGATATGCTGGCTGGAGTAGGTTGGACCATGCAAGATTACTTGAAACATGGAGAGAATGATTACTATCCGCCTCTTCCTAATGGACATAGACTATTTTTACATGATATTAGACGGGTAGCTGTACGATGTGCTGTAGCCATGGGCGAGGAAGGTGACATGGTT GTGGTGGCTGGTAAAGGCCACGAAACATATCAAATAGAAGGTGAAAAGAAGGAGTTCTTTGATGATCGGGAGGAATGCCGAGAAGCATTACAGTATGTAGATGAGCTTCACCAAGCTGGAATCGATACGAGTGAATTTCCATGGAG GTTGCCAGAGAGTCATTAG
- the LOC125215091 gene encoding probable aquaporin PIP1-4, translating to MAESKEEDVKVGANKFRERQPLGTAAQSVDKDYKEAPPAPLFEAGELKSWSFYRAGIAELVATFLFLYITVMTVMGVGRAKNKCASVGTQGIAWAFGGMIFALVYCTAGISGGHINPAVTFGMLLARKVSLTRAVFYMVMQSVGAICGAGVVKGFMKGPYETLKGGANFVSHGYTKGDGLGAEIVGTFVLVYTVFSATDAKRNARDSHVPILAPLPIGFAVFLVHLATIPITGTGINPARSLGAAIIYNRDHAWDDHWIFWVGPFIGAALAAVYHQIVIRAIPFKSRA from the exons ATGGCTGAGAGCAAGGAGGAGGATGTTAAGGTTGGAGCAAACAAGTTCAGAGAGAGGCAGCCGCTGGGCACCGCCGCTCAGTCAGTAGACAAAGACTACAAGGAGGCGCCGCCGGCTCCTCTGTTCGAAGCCGGAGAGCTCAAATCATGGTCGTTTTACCGGGCCGGGATTGCAGAATTGGTGGCcactttcttgtttctttacATCACGGTGATGACGGTGATGGGCGTCGGCAGAGCCAAGAACAAGTGCGCCTCTGTTGGCACTCAGGGCATTGCTTGGGCCTTCGGTGGCATGATCTTCGCTCTCGTCTACTGCACTGCTGGCATCTCAG GAGGGCACATCAATCCGGCTGTGACGTTTGGAATGTTGTTGGCGAGGAAGGTGTCGTTGACGCGGGCAGTGTTCTACATGGTGATGCAGAGTGTTGGAGCCATATGTGGAGCTGGAGTGGTGAAGGGTTTCATGAAGGGGCCCTATGAGACGCTCAAAGGAGGTGCCAACTTTGTCAGCCATGGCTACACCAAGGGTGATGGCCTTGGTGCTGAGATTGTTGGCACCTTTGTTCTTGTCTACACCGTCTTCTCCGCCACTGATGCCAAGAGAAATGCCAGAGACTCACATGTCCCT ATCTTGGCTCCTCTCCCTATCGGGTTTGCTGTTTTCCTCGTTCATTTGGCGACCATCCCCATCACTGGAACCGGCATCAACCCTGCCCGGAGCCTTGGGGCTGCCATCATCTACAACAGAGATCACGCGTGGGATGACCAC TGGATCTTTTGGGTGGGGCCGTTCATCGGAGCAGCTCTGGCCGCGGTGTACCACCAGATAGTCATCAGAGCCATTCCTTTCAAGAGCAGGGCTTGA
- the LOC125213185 gene encoding short-chain dehydrogenase TIC 32, chloroplastic-like isoform X1, with product MWIFGRRGPSGFSACSTAQDVTQGIDGSSLSAIVTGASSGIGQETARVLALRGVDVVMAVRNVESGKKVKETILKESPKAKVEVMELDLSSLASVRKFASEYNSLGLPLNILINNAGVMATPFMLSQDNIEMQFATNHLGHFLLTNLLLENMKKTANESGKEGRIVIVSSEAHRYTYREGIRFDKINDSSSYNSILAYGQSKLANVLHANELTRLFQEEGVKITANSLHPGAIATNLLRHHGLIEGIVNWVGKYFIKNIPQGAATTCYVALHPEVEGVSGKYFMDSNVGQPSKLSSDIQLAKKLWDFSLKMANS from the exons atgtGGATTTTCGGAAGGAGAGGGCCGTCAGGTTTTTCAGCCTGCTCTACTGCACAGGATGTTACTCAAGGAATTGATGGCTCTTCCCTCTCCGCTATTGTTACTG GAGCATCAAGTGGCATTGGACAAGAAACCGCTAGAGTCCTGGCATTACGTGGTGTTGATGTAGTTATGGCAGTGCGTAATGTGGAGAGCGGTAAAAAGGTCAAAGAAACAATACTTAAAGAGTCCCCTAAAGCTAAGGTTGAGGTTATGGAGCTCGATCTTTCCTCTTTGGCATCTGTTAGGAAATTTGCATCAGAATATAACTCTTTGGGGCTTCCCTTAAACATTCTCAT taacaaTGCAGGGGTTATGGCTACACCCTTCATGCTTTCACAAGACAATATTGAAATGCAATTTGCAACTAACCATCTAG GTCATTTTCTGTTAACAAATCTTCTActggaaaatatgaaaaagacTGCAAATGAAAGTGGGAAAGAAGGAAGAATTGTCATTGTTTCATCAGAGGCCCATCGGTATACGTATCGTGAAGGCATCCGCTTTGATAAGATTAATGATAGTTCAAG TTACAATAGCATATTGGCATATGGACAGTCCAAGCTGGCTAATGTATTGCACGCTAATGAACTTACGAGGCTGTTTCAG GAAGAAGGGGTTAAAATAACTGCTAATTCACTACATCCAGGAGCAATCGCTACCAACCTTCTGCGGCATCATGGCCTCATCGAGG GCATAGTTAACTGGGTTGGTAAGTACTTCATCAAAAACATTCCTCAG GGAGCAGCCACGACGTGCTATGTAGCTTTGCATCCAGAGGTTGAAGGAGTGAGCGGTAAGTACTTTATGGACAGCAACGTTGGCCAACCGTCAAAACTGTCTTCTGACATTCAGCTGGCTAAGAAATTGTGGGACTTCAGCTTGAAAATGGCGAACTCTTAG